A genomic segment from Tuwongella immobilis encodes:
- a CDS encoding MBL fold metallo-hydrolase — protein MRIAYHPSSNLPRTLHYLTTLCFNDSIALDAGPIGLLGLPEEQAAIHDVVLTHAHIDHLATLPIFLENVYRLTPRPIAIHATRETIAALHAHVFNDCLFPTLELLNGLNPPFCTLHEIRPRVPFFVGGLQWEAVPLMHPTPCVGYRVRDERGAIVVATDTDDCPGLHELLFDTPRLRAVFLEASFPNSQTPLARASQHLTVGQFLDFAFRLPESVSIFAIHTKARFRKEISDAIRKAKRKNVSVFQAGQSIDLAQFD, from the coding sequence ATGCGCATTGCCTATCATCCGTCGTCCAATCTTCCCCGCACGTTGCACTATCTGACAACGCTGTGCTTCAACGATTCCATCGCACTGGATGCCGGGCCAATTGGCCTGTTGGGATTGCCCGAAGAACAAGCCGCGATTCATGATGTGGTGCTCACGCATGCCCATATCGACCACCTGGCAACGCTGCCGATTTTCCTGGAGAATGTCTATCGGCTCACGCCTCGGCCCATCGCCATTCATGCGACACGGGAGACGATCGCCGCGCTGCATGCGCACGTCTTCAACGATTGTCTGTTCCCCACGTTGGAACTACTCAACGGGTTGAATCCGCCGTTTTGCACGCTGCACGAAATCCGCCCTCGTGTGCCGTTCTTCGTTGGCGGGCTGCAATGGGAGGCGGTGCCGTTGATGCATCCCACCCCATGCGTCGGCTATCGGGTGCGGGATGAGCGCGGGGCGATTGTCGTGGCCACCGATACCGACGATTGCCCCGGCTTGCACGAATTGCTGTTCGATACCCCGCGATTGCGAGCCGTCTTTCTGGAAGCATCGTTCCCGAATAGTCAGACGCCCTTGGCCCGCGCTTCGCAGCATCTCACGGTTGGGCAGTTTCTCGATTTCGCATTCCGATTGCCGGAATCGGTGTCGATTTTCGCCATTCACACCAAGGCACGATTTCGCAAAGAGATCAGCGACGCCATTCGCAAAGCCAAGCGGAAGAACGTCAGCGTCTTTCAGGCCGGACAATCGATTGATCTGGCACAATTCGATTAA
- a CDS encoding formylmethanofuran dehydrogenase subunit C translates to MRTLTLRTEPPLPLEAPQLAPERLQGQSHAEIAAIPLLLGNRTVPLGEWFTITGDPASDHLVIVGNCARIKRIGEGMTRGTLTLEGDAGMHLGAMLAGGTIEVRGHVGDWAGAEMRGGHLHIRGNAGNNAAGAYRGSRKGMRGGVMLIDGNAGHEVGAIMRRGILAIGGSVGDFAGCDMIAGTLVGYGAFGSRCGAGVKRGTILALGESPERISTFPFDCLGEPVYPVLLQLHLRQLGFPAAQREPFRRFARFSGDRLLFGKGELLIATQSAS, encoded by the coding sequence ATGCGAACCCTGACGCTGCGAACCGAACCGCCCCTGCCGCTGGAAGCTCCGCAACTCGCCCCCGAACGGCTCCAGGGGCAATCGCATGCCGAAATCGCCGCCATTCCGCTGCTGCTGGGCAATCGCACCGTCCCTCTGGGCGAGTGGTTTACCATCACCGGCGATCCGGCCAGCGACCACTTGGTGATTGTCGGCAATTGTGCCCGCATCAAGCGAATTGGCGAAGGAATGACGCGCGGCACACTCACGCTCGAAGGCGATGCCGGCATGCACCTGGGCGCGATGCTCGCAGGCGGCACCATCGAGGTGCGCGGCCATGTCGGCGATTGGGCCGGGGCGGAGATGCGCGGCGGGCACCTGCACATTCGCGGAAACGCCGGGAACAACGCCGCCGGTGCCTATCGCGGCAGTCGCAAAGGCATGCGCGGCGGGGTCATGCTCATCGACGGAAACGCCGGTCACGAAGTCGGCGCGATCATGCGGCGCGGCATCCTCGCCATCGGCGGAAGTGTCGGTGATTTCGCCGGTTGCGACATGATTGCTGGCACGCTCGTCGGCTATGGGGCGTTTGGCAGCCGATGCGGCGCGGGGGTCAAGCGGGGCACCATTCTGGCACTCGGCGAGTCTCCCGAACGAATCAGTACCTTTCCATTTGACTGTCTTGGCGAACCCGTTTATCCTGTCCTCTTGCAATTGCACTTGCGGCAACTCGGATTCCCAGCCGCGCAGCGCGAACCGTTCCGACGCTTCGCTCGCTTCAGCGGCGACCGACTCCTCTTCGGAAAAGGCGAACTCCTGATCGCGACCCAATCCGCAAGTTGA
- the devC gene encoding ABC transporter permease DevC has product MAWLQRVPLAWRNLTHNRLRLILASAGVGFAVFLMFVQFGFRNALFDSTVALLRQLDGEVILISKSRKALSLPLNIPRARLAQALSAAGVERATPLYTETNLARWRNLAAGDDLTAVRTIRAIAVESDGAPLLLPEVRQQAARIHTMGVLFDRYSKAVYGRIEPGTEAELAGTDTQIVGTFQLGTDFTADGNLVLSVPEFARRFSVPWNPGSPLATMDLGVVKIAAGEDPQIIADRINQHLPEDTLAMPRETLIQREMQFWQDATPIGFAFGFGMVMGFIVGVVICFQILSSDVADHLPEYATLKAMGYSNFYLTGVVLQQAVLLALMGFVPGLIASWGLYQLLAGMTGLPMELSLGRVSFLLLLTVGMCVISGLLALRKALLVDPAEVF; this is encoded by the coding sequence ATGGCGTGGCTGCAGCGGGTGCCATTGGCGTGGCGCAATCTGACTCATAATCGCTTGCGGTTGATTTTGGCCTCGGCGGGGGTCGGATTCGCCGTCTTTCTCATGTTTGTGCAATTCGGATTCCGCAATGCGCTGTTCGATTCCACGGTCGCCCTGTTGCGACAACTCGACGGCGAAGTCATTCTCATCAGCAAATCCCGCAAGGCATTGAGTTTACCGCTGAATATCCCGCGAGCGCGGCTGGCTCAGGCGTTGAGCGCAGCGGGGGTCGAACGGGCCACTCCACTGTACACCGAAACGAATTTGGCACGCTGGCGAAATCTGGCGGCGGGCGACGATCTCACGGCTGTCCGCACGATTCGGGCGATTGCGGTGGAGTCGGATGGGGCGCCGCTCTTGCTTCCGGAAGTCCGCCAACAGGCGGCCCGCATCCACACCATGGGCGTGCTGTTTGATCGCTATTCCAAAGCGGTGTACGGTCGCATCGAACCGGGCACCGAGGCCGAACTTGCTGGGACCGATACGCAGATTGTCGGCACCTTCCAATTGGGGACGGATTTCACGGCGGACGGCAATTTGGTACTGTCGGTGCCGGAATTCGCCAGGCGATTTTCCGTGCCGTGGAATCCCGGCTCGCCATTGGCCACCATGGATTTGGGCGTGGTCAAAATTGCGGCGGGGGAAGATCCGCAAATCATCGCCGATCGCATCAATCAGCACTTGCCCGAGGATACCCTCGCCATGCCCCGCGAAACGCTCATCCAGCGGGAGATGCAATTTTGGCAAGATGCGACGCCCATTGGCTTTGCGTTCGGCTTTGGCATGGTCATGGGCTTTATTGTAGGCGTGGTGATTTGCTTCCAGATTCTGTCGTCTGATGTCGCGGATCACCTGCCGGAATATGCCACGCTGAAGGCGATGGGATACTCGAATTTCTACCTCACCGGCGTGGTGCTGCAGCAGGCCGTGTTGCTGGCGTTGATGGGGTTTGTGCCAGGGCTGATCGCCTCGTGGGGGCTGTATCAACTGCTGGCGGGCATGACCGGGTTGCCCATGGAATTGTCGCTGGGGCGGGTGAGTTTTCTGCTGCTGCTCACCGTGGGCATGTGTGTGATTTCTGGCTTGTTGGCGTTACGCAAGGCATTGCTGGTCGATCCAGCCGAAGTGTTCTAA
- a CDS encoding glycosyltransferase family 2 protein, producing the protein MASVSEAAQSSADDSAHALIAAQRRIAQLEHALAKRSEQLHQTHHRLMTLNRRMTVALHKRLLLKLRDKLMPPRTRRRAIAKRLLRVAIRSACYLAGRPMPPLRDWQDFAATIEKKPYHLWIDRFEPKRAELDRQRHATFAVSPLISIVVPTYNTPLTYLEAMVDSVRQQTYSNWELCLADGGSTLPGLRERLTELANHDPRIKVMLLEKNAGIVGNSNAAIGQATGEFVAMLDHDDTLAPFALYEIVSAINQVPDADVLYSDEDKLDSEGDRCEPLFKPDWSPETLRSLNYICHLFVLKRSLLLQLGGFRSAFNGAQDYDLILRATEKAKRIIHIPKVLYHWRMHSNSTAQNPESKQYAFEAGKRALADHLHRLKVAGTVLDGPLPGLYHIDYALVQRPLVTVIIPNKDQVHFLRGAMASLFEATYANYEVIIVENGSKDPATWDYYATLEREPHIRILKWDKPFNYAAVNNFAVTHARGELLLFLNNDVRSISPTWLENLVKQAIQPGIGAVGAKLYFEDDTIQHAGVVLGIGGLAGHTHVHFPRQAPGYANRLWYAQNYGCVTAACLMMPRQVFEKVGGFDEGYILAFNDVDLCVQVIEHHFRIVWTPDVELYHFESKTRGPEDTEEKVARFQREFNLFHLKWGEFLAKGDPYFNPNLRLDRTDCLPRME; encoded by the coding sequence ATGGCCTCGGTTTCGGAAGCAGCGCAATCTTCGGCAGATGATTCCGCACATGCACTGATCGCCGCACAGCGACGCATCGCCCAATTGGAACATGCGTTGGCCAAGCGCAGCGAGCAACTGCACCAAACGCATCATCGGCTGATGACCCTGAATCGCCGCATGACGGTGGCGCTGCACAAGCGATTGCTGCTGAAACTCCGCGACAAACTGATGCCGCCCCGCACCCGTCGTCGAGCCATCGCCAAGCGGCTGCTGCGGGTCGCCATTCGCAGCGCATGCTATCTGGCCGGTCGCCCGATGCCCCCACTGCGAGATTGGCAAGACTTTGCCGCCACCATCGAGAAGAAGCCGTACCATCTCTGGATCGACCGCTTCGAGCCGAAACGGGCCGAACTCGATCGCCAGCGCCATGCGACCTTTGCCGTGTCGCCGCTCATTTCCATCGTCGTTCCGACCTACAACACGCCGCTGACCTACCTGGAAGCGATGGTCGATTCGGTTCGGCAGCAAACCTACAGCAACTGGGAACTCTGTCTGGCAGATGGGGGCAGTACGCTGCCGGGCCTGCGGGAACGCCTCACGGAGCTAGCCAATCACGATCCCCGCATCAAGGTGATGCTGCTGGAAAAGAACGCCGGGATTGTCGGCAATTCCAATGCGGCCATCGGGCAAGCCACGGGCGAATTCGTCGCCATGCTCGATCACGATGACACGCTCGCACCGTTTGCGCTCTACGAAATCGTCTCGGCCATCAATCAGGTGCCCGATGCGGATGTCTTGTACAGCGACGAGGATAAGCTCGATTCCGAGGGCGATCGCTGCGAGCCGCTGTTCAAGCCGGATTGGTCCCCGGAAACGCTCCGCAGTCTGAATTACATCTGTCATTTGTTTGTGCTCAAGCGGTCGCTGCTGCTGCAACTGGGTGGCTTCCGGTCGGCCTTCAACGGGGCCCAAGATTACGACCTGATTTTGCGGGCGACGGAAAAAGCCAAGCGGATCATTCACATTCCCAAAGTGCTGTACCATTGGCGGATGCATTCGAATTCCACGGCGCAAAATCCCGAAAGCAAGCAATACGCCTTTGAAGCGGGCAAGCGAGCGCTGGCCGATCATCTGCATCGGCTGAAAGTGGCGGGAACTGTGCTGGATGGGCCGCTGCCGGGCTTGTATCACATCGATTACGCGCTGGTGCAACGGCCGCTGGTAACGGTGATTATTCCCAACAAAGACCAGGTACATTTTCTCCGTGGTGCGATGGCGTCACTGTTTGAGGCGACCTACGCGAATTACGAAGTGATTATCGTCGAGAATGGCAGCAAAGACCCCGCCACCTGGGACTATTATGCCACGCTCGAACGCGAACCGCATATCCGCATTTTGAAGTGGGATAAGCCGTTCAATTACGCGGCGGTCAACAATTTTGCCGTCACGCATGCCCGTGGCGAATTGCTGCTGTTTCTCAATAACGATGTCCGCAGTATCAGCCCGACTTGGCTGGAAAATCTGGTCAAGCAAGCGATTCAGCCGGGTATTGGTGCGGTGGGTGCGAAACTCTATTTCGAGGATGACACGATCCAGCACGCCGGGGTGGTGCTGGGCATCGGCGGACTCGCGGGGCACACCCATGTGCATTTCCCCCGACAAGCTCCCGGCTACGCCAATCGATTATGGTACGCCCAAAATTATGGCTGCGTCACCGCCGCCTGTCTGATGATGCCCCGCCAAGTGTTCGAGAAAGTGGGCGGATTCGATGAGGGATACATTCTCGCATTCAACGATGTCGATCTGTGCGTTCAGGTCATCGAACATCACTTCCGCATCGTCTGGACGCCCGATGTCGAACTGTACCATTTTGAATCCAAGACCCGCGGCCCGGAAGATACCGAAGAAAAGGTCGCCCGATTCCAACGCGAATTCAACCTGTTCCATCTGAAGTGGGGCGAATTCCTGGCCAAGGGCGATCCGTACTTCAATCCGAATCTGCGGTTGGATCGCACGGATTGCCTGCCACGCATGGAATAG
- a CDS encoding TolC family protein: protein MGRTQNWLMAGFVGLTGVTGCVHTAKPSANCASDPSVALASLPMVSRPDLEPSLDMLQTLKPGVMPMQPLPGSYRGLTEAMAQTMAVQSCGLANSLEREGHVGSDGPSKWRHHAYRKHQESEQFRRTILHLTAQDLRNRQAGAALAAYYGLAEAEVSLERLGESAAQMQRTLTMAKDTRDRGLPLPVKYEELLRRELDLESNRAKSLHAIEDLNGKLRSLVGIVGESERLMPMELPMFNPAPVNVDQAIHTAMTYRPDLQLFRYLESELSTSNLGLTRELLGSVNALLGSAGAEDWKLLLLRLSEICFGDEPAEVQQRRNQIRSVRQERERQAIAEVRTAVLDLELAMKRLAISRDKLLNQQSQEADIRKRSAQGLASFLEEANIRQEVIQTRLELSQAMMAWQRARIALKQSQGLLVHEVPIPVLPR from the coding sequence ATGGGACGAACTCAAAACTGGCTGATGGCGGGCTTCGTGGGCCTCACCGGGGTGACCGGGTGCGTGCATACGGCCAAGCCATCGGCGAATTGTGCGAGTGACCCCAGCGTGGCACTGGCCAGTCTGCCGATGGTGTCGCGGCCCGACCTGGAACCGTCGCTCGACATGCTGCAAACGCTCAAGCCCGGCGTGATGCCGATGCAGCCGTTGCCTGGAAGCTATCGCGGACTGACCGAAGCGATGGCCCAAACCATGGCGGTGCAATCCTGCGGGTTGGCGAATTCGCTGGAGCGGGAAGGGCACGTGGGCAGCGATGGTCCCTCGAAATGGCGGCATCATGCCTATCGCAAGCATCAAGAATCTGAGCAGTTTCGCCGCACGATTCTGCATCTTACGGCCCAGGATCTTCGCAATCGGCAAGCCGGTGCCGCGCTCGCCGCGTACTACGGATTGGCCGAGGCGGAAGTGAGTCTGGAACGGCTCGGCGAAAGTGCCGCCCAGATGCAACGCACGTTGACGATGGCCAAAGATACCCGCGATCGTGGGTTGCCATTGCCCGTGAAATACGAAGAACTACTGCGGCGCGAATTGGATCTGGAATCGAATCGCGCCAAATCGCTGCATGCCATCGAAGATCTCAACGGCAAACTGCGGTCGCTCGTCGGCATCGTCGGGGAATCCGAACGGCTGATGCCCATGGAATTGCCGATGTTCAACCCCGCGCCCGTGAATGTCGATCAGGCGATTCACACGGCCATGACCTATCGACCCGATTTGCAGTTATTCCGCTACCTGGAATCGGAGTTGTCCACCAGTAATCTGGGGCTGACCCGCGAGTTGCTGGGGTCCGTGAATGCCCTGCTGGGCAGTGCCGGTGCCGAAGATTGGAAATTACTGCTGCTGCGGCTGAGTGAAATTTGTTTCGGTGATGAGCCGGCGGAAGTGCAGCAGCGGCGCAATCAGATTCGCAGTGTGCGCCAGGAACGCGAACGGCAAGCGATTGCCGAGGTGCGTACCGCGGTGTTGGATTTGGAATTGGCGATGAAACGGCTGGCGATCAGCCGCGATAAGTTGCTCAATCAGCAATCGCAGGAAGCGGACATCCGCAAACGCAGTGCCCAGGGATTGGCGTCGTTCCTGGAAGAGGCCAATATCCGTCAGGAAGTCATTCAGACGCGGCTGGAACTCAGCCAAGCGATGATGGCCTGGCAGCGTGCCCGAATTGCCCTCAAGCAGTCGCAAGGGCTGCTGGTGCACGAGGTTCCGATTCCCGTACTGCCTCGCTGA
- a CDS encoding TolC family protein → MRFIAYKIVSICLPTALMTGCVLPRSSSPDLPPPQPMVTMSPLVQTAYSGAVGESTIVDSSGMALPASAMPGSGLTLSQLLAMTVERNPRLAQVAWAVETARGRAIQAGLYPNPVLTVTGDELGDRTGPGGIWTPMFSQEIVTAHKLGLSRAAALKDVDRAALAVISERYRVFTDVRQRYYALVTLQRRAEILAELIQLAEKSVENANKLLTAKEGSRLDVVQLEVDLESYRAELEATKRELPAAFRRLAASVGLQDLPETTVLGTVDLTLPDYQLESTRQYVLSIHPDIRSAQLGVERAQVALKRAKVEPIPNVTVGAGYTRQSQNRSDDWSIGVGLPVPLWNRNQGEIRAAQAQLGEAINEVGRVQNALVGQLSTAFAQYTASRKRAERYLTSIVPKAEETYQLSLKAYQGGQFEYLRVLQAQRAVAEARLKAIQSLGEMWQFAAEIAGFMLEDEWPLPPAAAPGQAR, encoded by the coding sequence ATGCGGTTCATTGCCTACAAAATCGTCTCCATTTGTCTGCCTACGGCGTTGATGACCGGCTGCGTCTTGCCACGCTCCAGCTCGCCGGATTTGCCCCCGCCGCAACCGATGGTGACGATGTCGCCGTTGGTCCAAACCGCCTATTCAGGCGCAGTCGGTGAATCCACGATCGTCGATTCATCGGGAATGGCGCTGCCCGCATCGGCAATGCCGGGAAGCGGGCTGACGTTGTCGCAACTGCTGGCGATGACCGTGGAACGCAACCCCCGCTTGGCCCAGGTCGCTTGGGCGGTGGAAACGGCACGCGGGCGAGCGATTCAGGCTGGGTTGTACCCGAATCCGGTGTTGACCGTCACCGGAGACGAACTCGGCGACCGCACCGGGCCAGGCGGAATCTGGACGCCGATGTTCAGCCAGGAAATTGTCACCGCCCACAAACTCGGATTATCTCGAGCCGCCGCGCTCAAAGATGTGGATCGGGCGGCACTTGCGGTCATTTCGGAACGATATCGCGTCTTCACCGATGTTCGCCAACGGTACTATGCGTTGGTGACGCTACAACGCCGCGCGGAGATTCTGGCGGAGTTGATCCAACTGGCGGAAAAATCGGTGGAAAACGCCAACAAATTGCTGACCGCCAAAGAAGGTAGTCGGCTGGATGTGGTGCAATTGGAAGTCGATTTGGAATCGTACCGGGCAGAACTCGAAGCCACGAAACGGGAATTGCCCGCCGCCTTTCGCCGACTCGCCGCCAGCGTGGGGCTACAAGATTTGCCCGAAACCACGGTCTTGGGCACAGTGGATCTCACCTTGCCGGATTATCAGTTGGAATCGACACGTCAATATGTGTTGAGCATTCATCCGGATATTCGCTCGGCACAACTCGGTGTCGAACGGGCGCAAGTCGCGTTGAAACGGGCGAAAGTCGAGCCGATTCCCAACGTGACAGTCGGCGCAGGGTACACCCGACAAAGCCAAAACCGATCGGACGATTGGAGCATTGGCGTGGGGTTGCCCGTGCCGTTGTGGAACCGCAATCAAGGCGAAATTCGCGCGGCCCAGGCCCAACTCGGCGAAGCGATCAACGAAGTGGGCCGGGTGCAAAACGCACTCGTGGGGCAACTCTCGACCGCATTCGCGCAGTACACCGCTTCTCGCAAGCGCGCGGAACGCTATCTCACGTCGATCGTACCGAAGGCCGAAGAAACCTACCAATTGTCGTTGAAGGCGTATCAGGGTGGCCAGTTTGAATATTTGCGGGTATTGCAAGCCCAACGTGCGGTGGCCGAAGCCCGCCTCAAAGCGATTCAATCGCTTGGGGAGATGTGGCAATTCGCCGCCGAAATCGCCGGGTTCATGCTCGAAGATGAATGGCCATTGCCACCAGCCGCCGCTCCGGGCCAAGCACGCTAA
- a CDS encoding thioredoxin family protein — protein sequence MNLFHHYESALPYDGFLHRYGTESQRHRWNGVLEQVQLPPSQTEMVQGFTRRMPILILAGAWCGDCASQCPIFERLARLNPLIEPRYLDRDEHMDVQHALTINGGNRVPVAVFFSEDGFEVARYGERTLSKYRELVRQQVGASCATGIVPANDPMLAQVTQDWLNEVERVQWILRLSPRLRQRHSD from the coding sequence ATGAACCTGTTCCATCATTACGAATCCGCTCTCCCCTACGATGGCTTCCTCCACCGCTACGGGACCGAAAGCCAACGCCACCGCTGGAACGGCGTGCTGGAACAGGTGCAACTCCCCCCCAGCCAAACCGAAATGGTCCAAGGCTTTACGCGCCGCATGCCCATTCTCATCCTCGCCGGCGCGTGGTGCGGCGATTGTGCGTCCCAATGCCCCATCTTCGAACGACTCGCCCGACTCAATCCCCTGATCGAGCCGCGCTATCTCGATCGCGATGAGCATATGGACGTGCAACACGCCCTGACCATCAACGGCGGCAATCGCGTCCCCGTCGCCGTCTTCTTCAGCGAAGACGGCTTCGAAGTCGCCCGCTACGGCGAACGAACCCTGAGCAAATACCGCGAACTCGTCCGCCAACAAGTCGGTGCCTCCTGCGCTACCGGCATCGTCCCCGCCAACGACCCCATGCTCGCCCAAGTCACCCAAGACTGGCTCAACGAAGTCGAACGCGTCCAATGGATTCTCCGCCTCTCCCCCCGACTCCGCCAACGCCACAGCGACTAA
- the fhcD gene encoding formylmethanofuran--tetrahydromethanopterin N-formyltransferase, with protein MILAGTEIEDTFAEAFPMTGTRLILTALTTEWARTAAQVVTGYAASVIGCDTEASIEAEIPAEQSPDGRPGVSLLFFAFSRDALQKALVNRIGQCVLTCPTTACYNGLPEVTDKTIRIGGNLRFFGDGWQMSKVLAGRRYWRIPVMDGEFLCEDIFGTVKGVAGGNFLILGTDQRTTLLAAERAVTAIRRMSGVILPFPGGVVRSGSKVGSRYKGLRASTNDAYCPTLRGVTNTALPEGVNAVYELVFDGVDLPTVETATRIGVRAAIGPGIARISAGNYGGKLGPYHLHLRKLLAD; from the coding sequence GTGATTCTGGCCGGTACCGAAATCGAAGATACCTTCGCCGAGGCGTTCCCGATGACCGGGACTCGCCTCATCCTCACCGCGCTCACCACCGAATGGGCCCGCACGGCCGCGCAAGTCGTCACTGGCTACGCGGCCAGCGTCATCGGCTGCGATACCGAGGCATCCATCGAAGCCGAGATTCCCGCCGAGCAATCCCCCGATGGCCGCCCCGGCGTGTCGCTGCTCTTCTTCGCCTTCAGCCGCGATGCCCTGCAAAAAGCCCTGGTCAACCGCATCGGCCAATGTGTGCTCACCTGCCCCACCACGGCGTGCTACAACGGCCTGCCGGAAGTGACCGACAAAACCATTCGCATCGGTGGCAATCTGCGCTTCTTCGGCGATGGCTGGCAGATGTCGAAAGTCCTTGCCGGGCGACGCTATTGGCGCATTCCCGTGATGGATGGCGAATTCCTTTGCGAGGACATTTTCGGCACAGTCAAAGGCGTCGCCGGCGGGAACTTTTTGATCCTTGGAACCGATCAACGCACCACCTTGCTGGCCGCCGAGCGAGCCGTCACCGCCATCCGCCGCATGTCGGGGGTGATTCTGCCGTTCCCCGGTGGCGTGGTTCGCTCGGGCAGCAAAGTCGGCAGCCGCTACAAGGGACTGCGGGCCAGCACCAACGACGCCTATTGCCCCACCCTTCGCGGCGTCACCAACACGGCACTGCCCGAAGGGGTCAACGCCGTCTACGAACTCGTCTTTGACGGCGTCGATCTCCCCACTGTGGAAACCGCCACCCGAATCGGCGTGCGCGCGGCCATTGGGCCGGGCATCGCCCGCATCAGCGCGGGCAATTACGGCGGGAAACTGGGGCCATATCACCTGCATCTGCGCAAGCTGCTTGCCGATTAA
- a CDS encoding ATP-binding cassette domain-containing protein yields the protein MTDFSSHDHQQPTISIRGLKHVYGSGETATTVLHDIELDIFPGEIVMLLGASGCGKTTLLTLVGGLRSVQTGSVNVLGQEMLGLSGGALVAARRRLGFIFQAHNLFESLTAAQNVCMGLEVHPNMPADRYQKAVEILTALDLGHRVNYKPDGLSGGQKQRVAIARALINKPKLILADEPTAALDEKSSDKVIHMLKRLAVEDGATSLVVTHDTRIRDMADRIITMEKGRIASNVPVRESLKLCEYLRECAVFSTLTPDAISRVAGNMRLERYPVGTTIFHQGDAGDKFYIVWSGEVSILISQGGGPANEVARLGEGRYFGERALMTGEPRNATVRANSPVEVYSLGNAEFQAALQSSTPFIEQIRRIYSQT from the coding sequence ATGACCGATTTTTCGTCGCACGATCACCAACAACCCACGATTTCCATTCGGGGACTCAAGCATGTTTACGGCAGTGGCGAAACCGCCACGACGGTGCTGCACGACATCGAATTGGACATTTTCCCAGGCGAAATTGTCATGCTGCTGGGGGCATCCGGCTGCGGCAAAACGACGCTGCTGACGCTCGTGGGCGGGTTGCGCTCCGTGCAGACCGGCAGCGTCAACGTGCTGGGCCAAGAAATGCTCGGGCTTAGCGGCGGCGCACTCGTTGCAGCCCGGCGACGGCTCGGATTCATCTTCCAGGCGCACAATCTGTTTGAATCGCTGACCGCGGCGCAGAATGTCTGCATGGGGTTGGAAGTGCATCCGAATATGCCTGCGGATCGCTATCAGAAAGCCGTGGAGATTCTCACCGCGCTCGATCTAGGCCACCGCGTCAATTACAAACCCGATGGCCTTTCCGGTGGGCAGAAACAACGGGTGGCGATTGCACGGGCACTCATCAATAAGCCGAAATTGATTCTTGCGGATGAGCCGACGGCGGCATTGGACGAAAAATCGTCCGACAAGGTCATCCACATGCTCAAGCGATTGGCCGTCGAAGATGGGGCGACCAGCTTGGTGGTCACGCACGATACCCGCATTCGGGACATGGCAGATCGGATCATCACCATGGAGAAGGGCCGCATCGCCTCGAACGTGCCGGTGCGGGAATCGCTGAAATTGTGCGAATATCTGCGGGAATGTGCCGTGTTTAGCACGCTGACGCCGGATGCAATTTCTCGCGTGGCGGGCAATATGCGGCTGGAACGCTACCCCGTCGGCACCACGATTTTCCATCAGGGCGACGCGGGGGATAAATTCTACATCGTCTGGAGCGGGGAAGTTTCGATTCTGATTTCGCAAGGCGGCGGCCCCGCCAACGAGGTCGCCCGATTGGGCGAAGGCCGCTACTTTGGCGAACGGGCACTCATGACCGGCGAGCCTCGCAACGCCACCGTCCGCGCCAACTCCCCGGTCGAAGTCTACTCCCTGGGCAACGCCGAATTTCAGGCCGCGTTGCAATCCAGCACCCCGTTCATCGAGCAGATTCGCCGCATCTATTCGCAGACCTGA